A window of Bacteroidota bacterium contains these coding sequences:
- the truB gene encoding tRNA pseudouridine(55) synthase TruB, producing the protein MSKITQDDFYNGQTILVNKPKTWTSFDVVNKMRSDVRHNFQIPFVKIGHAGSLDPLASGLLIICIGKNTKKIDQFQGMEKEYTGTMMLGATTPSYDFETPVTERYPITHVTPQLINETAKKFVGNVWQYPPPFSAKKIMGERAYNIARNGGQADVKPVLVNISKFEIVSVLLPMIEFKVECGKGTYIRSLAHDFGRQLGCGAVLASLCRTRIGKYKLKDARDLKDWLEAVQPVAPKKRIPIRTAMKKMKERAKERKKMAKVENKPVKKVSVKKKKSAKKKK; encoded by the coding sequence ATGAGCAAAATCACTCAAGACGATTTCTACAACGGGCAAACTATTTTGGTGAACAAACCAAAAACATGGACTTCGTTTGACGTGGTAAATAAAATGCGCAGCGATGTGCGCCACAATTTTCAGATTCCGTTTGTAAAAATCGGCCACGCAGGTTCGCTCGACCCGCTCGCCAGCGGACTTCTTATTATATGTATAGGAAAAAACACTAAAAAGATTGACCAGTTCCAGGGAATGGAAAAAGAATACACAGGCACCATGATGCTGGGCGCAACCACTCCTTCGTATGATTTTGAAACTCCGGTTACGGAACGTTATCCGATTACGCATGTTACTCCGCAACTCATAAATGAAACCGCAAAAAAATTTGTCGGAAACGTTTGGCAATATCCTCCGCCTTTCTCTGCTAAAAAAATTATGGGCGAACGCGCTTACAACATCGCGCGTAATGGCGGACAGGCAGATGTAAAACCTGTTCTCGTGAATATTTCCAAGTTTGAAATTGTGAGCGTGCTGCTGCCGATGATTGAATTCAAAGTGGAGTGCGGAAAAGGAACCTACATCCGTTCGCTCGCGCATGATTTCGGAAGACAACTTGGTTGCGGTGCGGTGCTTGCTTCGCTATGCAGAACACGAATCGGAAAATACAAATTGAAAGACGCCCGCGACCTCAAAGATTGGCTCGAAGCCGTTCAGCCCGTTGCGCCCAAGAAAAGGATTCCCATACGAACCGCTATGAAAAAAATGAAAGAGCGCGCGAAGGAAAGAAAGAAAATGGCGAAGGTGGAAAATAAGCCAGTGAAAAAAGTTTCTGTCAAGAAAAAAAAATCAGCGAAGAAAAAGAAATAG
- the queA gene encoding tRNA preQ1(34) S-adenosylmethionine ribosyltransferase-isomerase QueA, with the protein MKLSQFKFNLPKDLLAEYPAKNREDARLMVVHRQTKRIEHKKFKDLINYFEPGDVMVVNNTQVFPARMYGNKEKTGARIEVFLLRELNRESRLWDVLVDPARKIRIGNKLYFESNGNSLVAEVIDNTTSRGRTLRFLFDGPYDEFKTLLTNLGQTPLPKYIKRKPEPLDAERYQTVFAKIEGAVAAPTAGLHFSRELVRKLQIRGIHFGELTLHVGLGTFRPIEVEDLTKHKMDSEEMEIPQPCVDEVNKVKNTAKKVCVVGTTAMRAVETSVSTTNRLKPFKGWTNKFIFPPYDFRIADCMITNFHTPESSLLIMVCAFGGYDLMMKAYKEAIKDKYKFFTYGDAMLIL; encoded by the coding sequence ATGAAATTATCACAGTTCAAATTCAACCTGCCTAAAGATTTACTCGCTGAATATCCCGCAAAGAATCGCGAAGATGCGCGCCTTATGGTGGTGCATCGCCAGACGAAACGCATTGAGCATAAAAAATTCAAAGACCTTATAAATTATTTTGAACCGGGCGATGTGATGGTGGTGAACAACACGCAGGTTTTTCCCGCGCGCATGTACGGCAACAAAGAAAAAACCGGTGCACGCATTGAGGTTTTTTTGCTGCGCGAACTCAACCGCGAAAGCCGTTTGTGGGATGTGCTCGTTGACCCTGCACGGAAAATCCGTATCGGAAATAAATTATATTTTGAGAGCAATGGAAATTCGCTCGTTGCAGAAGTAATTGACAACACCACTTCGCGCGGAAGGACGTTGCGTTTTCTTTTTGACGGTCCGTATGACGAATTCAAAACGCTGCTCACCAATCTCGGGCAAACTCCGCTTCCGAAATACATCAAGCGCAAACCTGAACCGCTCGATGCCGAGCGTTATCAGACGGTGTTTGCAAAAATTGAAGGAGCAGTTGCAGCGCCAACTGCAGGATTGCATTTCAGCCGCGAGTTAGTTCGGAAACTTCAGATTCGCGGAATACATTTTGGAGAACTTACGCTTCATGTTGGCCTCGGAACTTTTCGCCCGATTGAAGTGGAAGATTTGACCAAGCATAAAATGGATTCGGAGGAAATGGAAATTCCTCAGCCGTGCGTTGATGAAGTGAACAAAGTGAAGAACACCGCGAAAAAAGTTTGTGTGGTGGGTACAACTGCGATGCGTGCTGTTGAAACTTCTGTTTCTACTACAAACCGCCTGAAGCCATTCAAGGGATGGACGAATAAATTTATTTTTCCTCCTTACGATTTTCGCATTGCAGATTGCATGATTACAAATTTTCACACGCCTGAATCATCGCTCCTCATTATGGTATGCGCTTTTGGCGGCTATGATTTGATGATGAAAGCGTACAAGGAAGCCATCAAGGATAAATATAAGTTTTTTACCTATGGCGATGCGATGCTGATTTTGTAA
- a CDS encoding undecaprenyl-diphosphate phosphatase — MTTFHAIILAIIEGITEFLPVSSTGHMILASAVMKIQDAEFAKTFEIVIQLGAIMAVAVLYIKRFFVSINIYLKLIAAFIPTGIIGVLAYKTIKAYLFNPFVVSIALIVGGVILILLDKWTEEKKSSFEKPEDISYSGAVKIGLFQCLSMIPGVSRAAASIFGGIFAGFDRKLATEFSFLLAIPTMLAASGKDLWESKDMIHSDNIKLLLIGGIVAFIFAVIAVKGFISFVQKYGFKHFGYYRIILGILFLSLSLYLGINLSA; from the coding sequence ATGACAACCTTCCATGCAATTATTCTTGCAATCATTGAAGGCATTACAGAATTTCTTCCCGTTTCATCAACCGGGCACATGATTCTTGCTTCGGCTGTAATGAAAATTCAAGATGCTGAATTCGCCAAGACCTTTGAAATTGTAATTCAACTCGGAGCCATCATGGCAGTGGCGGTGCTTTATATAAAAAGATTTTTCGTGAGCATAAATATTTATCTCAAACTTATCGCGGCATTTATTCCAACGGGAATTATCGGAGTTCTCGCTTATAAAACCATCAAAGCATATTTGTTCAATCCGTTTGTGGTGAGCATTGCGCTGATTGTTGGCGGAGTGATTTTAATTCTGCTGGATAAATGGACGGAAGAAAAAAAATCTTCTTTCGAAAAACCGGAAGATATTTCTTATAGTGGCGCAGTGAAGATTGGATTGTTTCAATGCCTCTCAATGATTCCCGGAGTTTCGCGCGCAGCGGCAAGTATCTTCGGAGGAATTTTTGCCGGCTTCGACCGAAAACTTGCCACAGAATTTTCTTTTCTCCTCGCTATTCCCACCATGCTTGCGGCTTCCGGAAAAGATTTATGGGAATCGAAAGACATGATTCATTCGGATAACATTAAACTTCTTCTCATAGGAGGAATTGTGGCTTTTATATTCGCAGTGATTGCAGTGAAAGGATTTATTTCCTTCGTTCAGAAATATGGGTTCAAACATTTTGGATATTATCGCATCATTCTTGGAATCCTCTTTTTAAGTTTAAGTTTATATTTGGGCATTAATCTTTCCGCATGA
- a CDS encoding DUF3098 domain-containing protein, with the protein MAKVKQKSTAQTKTVSAQQKEASFVFGKENYKLMLIGIAVVAIGMLLMIGGASDDPNKMSDEIFSFRRLTLAPIVIIGGYVVVLLAIIKKPKE; encoded by the coding sequence ATGGCAAAAGTAAAACAAAAATCAACTGCACAAACTAAAACAGTTTCTGCCCAGCAGAAAGAAGCAAGTTTTGTTTTCGGAAAAGAAAATTATAAACTCATGCTGATTGGAATCGCGGTGGTTGCCATCGGAATGCTGCTGATGATTGGCGGTGCCTCGGATGACCCGAATAAAATGTCTGACGAAATTTTTTCTTTCCGCAGATTAACGCTCGCGCCCATTGTGATTATCGGTGGCTATGTGGTGGTGCTTCTCGCCATCATCAAGAAGCCGAAGGAATAA
- a CDS encoding endonuclease/exonuclease/phosphatase family protein, with amino-acid sequence MKRLKNIFSFLIRIVYFIFLISLLLSYFAPYANPKSFWIFAFFGLAYPYLLLINVLFLIWWIIRWKKLYWISLVIILIGWNNMKNLFHFGNGIENEKGIKVLSYNVRNFDLYNWSGNKETRNKIFSFLKNESADIVCLQEFFQGDSGYFETLDTVIKVTNAIDNHIKYTLTRRKTDHWGIATLSKFPIVFKGKVPFKYKSNNICIFSDMKIGDDTVRVYNMHLQSISFTYSDYKFIEALKENNDTLDVEDIEIASKNILRRIKRAFIKRTTQAEKIIEHINTCKYPVIICGDFNDTPFSYTYHLFAEKYQDSFMESGSGSGNTYIGDFPSYRIDYIFHSLQFTSSNFEVHSEELSDHYPISTIITKKEGK; translated from the coding sequence GTGAAACGATTAAAAAATATTTTCTCTTTTCTGATTCGAATTGTATATTTTATTTTTCTAATCTCCTTGCTTCTCTCCTATTTCGCTCCTTATGCAAATCCAAAATCATTCTGGATATTTGCTTTTTTCGGCCTCGCGTATCCATATCTTCTTCTCATAAATGTTTTATTTCTCATCTGGTGGATTATCCGCTGGAAAAAATTATACTGGATTTCGCTCGTGATTATTTTGATTGGATGGAACAATATGAAAAATTTATTTCACTTCGGAAACGGAATTGAAAACGAAAAAGGAATTAAAGTGCTTTCTTATAACGTCCGCAATTTTGATTTGTATAACTGGAGTGGAAACAAAGAAACCCGAAACAAAATATTTTCCTTCCTAAAAAACGAATCGGCTGACATTGTTTGCCTGCAGGAATTTTTCCAGGGTGACAGCGGATATTTCGAAACGCTCGATACAGTAATAAAAGTAACAAATGCAATTGACAATCACATAAAATATACTCTCACCCGCAGAAAAACCGACCACTGGGGAATTGCTACGCTCAGCAAATTTCCGATTGTGTTCAAAGGAAAAGTTCCCTTCAAATATAAAAGCAACAACATTTGTATTTTCTCCGATATGAAAATTGGCGATGACACTGTTCGTGTTTACAATATGCATTTGCAGTCAATAAGTTTTACTTATTCTGATTATAAATTTATTGAAGCGCTGAAAGAAAATAATGATACGCTGGATGTGGAGGATATAGAAATTGCTTCAAAAAATATTTTAAGGAGAATCAAGCGTGCGTTCATCAAGCGCACCACGCAGGCAGAAAAAATTATTGAGCATATTAACACGTGCAAATATCCCGTTATTATCTGCGGAGATTTTAATGACACGCCTTTCTCGTACACCTATCATTTGTTCGCAGAAAAATATCAGGACTCATTTATGGAAAGCGGAAGCGGAAGCGGCAATACTTACATTGGAGATTTCCCTTCCTACCGGATTGATTATATTTTTCATTCTCTGCAATTCACTTCATCAAACTTTGAAGTGCATTCGGAAGAATTATCAGACCATTATCCGATTTCAACTATCATTACGAAAAAAGAAGGAAAGTAA
- a CDS encoding rhomboid family intramembrane serine protease, translating to MSFTNDLRGVFTRSGSGLMRIIVINAIVFIVVNIVDELLRFSGQGFSLVYWLALPGEISTALTHAWALITYMFLHKDFFHILFNMLWLYWLGKIFVEYVGSKRLVAVYLLGGISGGILYLLSSLVFPLYFQNTFLLGASAGVMAVVIAIAILLPDYVIHLLFFGGVRLKYLALISFVLTSLLDISQNTGGKIAHIGGALFGMIFMLQYKNGKDITKPFTNLLDWIASPKRPKIKVSYRRKVSDDDFNSNQRLKQQKIDQILDKISKSGYDALTKEEKDFLFKASGRN from the coding sequence ATGTCATTTACTAATGACTTGAGAGGAGTTTTCACTCGAAGCGGAAGCGGGCTGATGCGCATCATCGTCATCAATGCGATTGTTTTTATTGTGGTAAATATTGTGGATGAACTTTTACGGTTTTCCGGACAAGGATTTTCGCTCGTGTATTGGCTCGCTCTTCCTGGGGAAATTTCAACCGCGCTCACACACGCATGGGCGCTCATTACTTACATGTTCCTGCACAAAGATTTTTTTCACATTCTCTTCAATATGCTTTGGCTTTACTGGCTCGGAAAAATTTTTGTGGAATATGTTGGAAGCAAACGACTGGTAGCTGTTTATCTTCTTGGCGGAATCAGCGGAGGAATTTTGTATTTGCTCTCTTCTCTTGTTTTTCCTCTCTACTTTCAAAATACTTTTTTGCTGGGCGCTTCGGCTGGCGTGATGGCAGTGGTAATTGCCATTGCAATTCTTCTTCCCGATTATGTAATTCATCTTTTATTTTTTGGCGGAGTACGTTTGAAATATTTGGCACTGATTTCTTTTGTCCTCACAAGTTTGCTCGACATTTCTCAAAACACCGGAGGAAAAATCGCACACATTGGCGGAGCATTGTTCGGAATGATTTTTATGCTGCAATATAAAAACGGAAAAGACATTACAAAACCTTTTACAAACCTGCTTGACTGGATTGCTTCTCCCAAAAGACCAAAAATAAAAGTGAGTTACCGCAGGAAAGTTTCAGATGATGATTTTAATTCAAATCAAAGATTAAAACAACAAAAGATTGACCAGATACTGGATAAGATTTCCAAATCGGGATACGATGCGCTTACCAAAGAAGAAAAAGATTTTTTATTTAAAGCAAGCGGGAGAAATTAG
- a CDS encoding insulinase family protein, giving the protein MIRFDKFSLANGLRVIHHEDKSTPLVCVNILYDVGARDEDSARTGFAHLFEHLMFGGSMNIPNYDEPLQRVGGENNAFTSNDITNYYLTVPSANLETAFWLESDRMLSLAFSEKSLEVQRNVVIEEFKQRYLNQPYGDIWLLLRPMVYKVHPYLWDTIGKEISHIAEAKMDDVRAFFKKFYCPNNAIMVVSGNTSLDEAKRLSEKWFGSIPKCPDNKRNLSAEPEQKEVRSLTVERDVPVNAIYKVYHQCSRKDKEYYTVDLLSDILSDGSSSRLYNELVKNKKMFSELTAYTDDSFDKGMFVVSGKPAKGVAIQDAEKAIEMELEKIKNELVEEKELKKVQNKIEATLEFSEINIMNKALNLAISELFGDADLANHEAEKYLSVTPEQIKEQANKIFKKENCSTLYYLAKN; this is encoded by the coding sequence ATGATTCGGTTTGATAAATTTTCTCTTGCAAATGGGCTCCGTGTTATTCATCACGAAGACAAGTCCACTCCGCTTGTCTGTGTAAATATTTTATACGATGTAGGAGCGCGCGATGAAGATTCGGCACGCACCGGCTTCGCTCATTTATTCGAGCATTTGATGTTTGGCGGAAGCATGAACATTCCCAATTACGATGAGCCGCTGCAAAGAGTAGGAGGAGAGAACAATGCGTTTACTTCGAATGATATTACGAATTATTATCTCACGGTTCCTTCCGCGAATCTCGAAACTGCTTTTTGGTTGGAGAGCGACAGAATGTTGTCGCTTGCGTTTTCTGAAAAAAGTTTAGAAGTGCAGCGCAATGTTGTCATCGAAGAATTCAAGCAGCGTTATTTGAATCAACCATATGGTGACATCTGGCTTTTGCTTCGCCCGATGGTTTATAAAGTGCATCCGTATTTATGGGATACCATCGGAAAAGAAATTTCTCACATTGCGGAAGCAAAGATGGACGATGTACGCGCGTTCTTCAAAAAATTTTATTGCCCGAACAATGCAATCATGGTGGTGAGCGGAAACACTTCGCTCGATGAAGCGAAACGGCTTTCCGAAAAATGGTTTGGTTCCATTCCGAAATGTCCGGATAACAAACGCAATCTTTCTGCAGAACCCGAACAAAAAGAAGTGCGCTCGCTCACCGTTGAACGAGATGTTCCTGTGAATGCTATATATAAGGTATATCACCAGTGCTCGCGCAAGGACAAAGAATATTACACGGTGGATTTGCTCTCGGATATTTTGTCAGACGGAAGTTCTTCGCGCTTGTATAACGAACTGGTGAAAAATAAAAAAATGTTTTCCGAACTTACAGCTTATACCGATGATAGCTTTGACAAGGGAATGTTTGTTGTTTCCGGAAAGCCGGCAAAAGGTGTTGCGATACAAGACGCGGAAAAGGCAATTGAAATGGAACTCGAAAAAATAAAAAATGAACTGGTTGAAGAAAAAGAATTAAAAAAAGTTCAGAATAAAATTGAAGCCACACTCGAGTTTTCAGAAATAAATATCATGAACAAAGCGCTGAATCTTGCCATATCCGAATTATTCGGGGATGCTGATTTGGCAAATCACGAGGCGGAAAAATATCTTTCCGTTACACCTGAGCAGATAAAAGAGCAGGCAAATAAAATTTTTAAAAAAGAGAATTGCTCAACACTGTATTACCTGGCGAAAAACTAA
- the mtaB gene encoding tRNA (N(6)-L-threonylcarbamoyladenosine(37)-C(2))-methylthiotransferase MtaB: protein MKTVAFHTLGCKLNFAETSTIARQFEQNGFSKTDFENGADVFVINTCSVTEDANRECRRIVRNALRNSPEAFVIVTGCYAQLKPEEIANIKGVDLVLGTNEKFNSLTFMNGGHKKEKAEIHSCEIENANTFIGSYSTDKTRTFLKVQDGCDYNCSYCTIPLARGASRSDSIENVVSNAKKITEQEIKEIVLTGVNIGDFRNSNKNFLSLITELDKVEGISRFRISSIEPNLLSDEIIEFVANSEKFVPHFHIPLQSGSNKILSLMHRRYMSELYSERVQKIKSLMPQCCIGVDVIEGFPGETENDFLDTYNFISSLDISYLHVFTYSERENTEAITFKPVVSMEERRKRNKILRNLSAVKQQKFYSENIGTERTVLFEEENKNGFLFGFTENYIKVKTKFNSDLINELREVYLSEIDFDGNVLCEMETAAQTLNLKS from the coding sequence ATGAAAACAGTGGCATTTCACACACTCGGCTGCAAACTCAACTTTGCAGAAACTTCCACGATTGCAAGACAATTCGAGCAAAATGGTTTTTCCAAAACTGATTTTGAAAATGGTGCTGATGTTTTTGTGATTAACACTTGTTCTGTTACCGAAGATGCCAACCGCGAGTGCCGGAGAATTGTCCGCAATGCCCTGAGAAATTCCCCGGAAGCATTTGTAATTGTAACGGGCTGCTATGCACAACTCAAACCGGAAGAAATAGCAAACATAAAAGGTGTGGATTTGGTTTTAGGCACGAATGAAAAATTCAACTCGCTCACATTCATGAATGGCGGACATAAAAAAGAGAAAGCAGAAATTCATTCCTGCGAAATTGAAAATGCAAATACTTTCATTGGAAGTTATTCCACAGACAAGACAAGAACTTTTCTAAAAGTGCAAGACGGCTGCGATTATAATTGTTCTTACTGCACCATTCCCCTTGCGCGCGGAGCAAGCCGAAGCGACTCGATTGAAAATGTTGTGAGCAACGCAAAAAAAATTACTGAGCAGGAAATAAAAGAAATTGTTTTGACGGGAGTGAATATTGGCGACTTTAGAAATTCAAATAAGAATTTTCTTTCTTTGATTACGGAGTTGGATAAAGTGGAAGGAATTTCTCGCTTCAGAATTTCTTCCATTGAGCCGAACTTGCTTTCCGATGAAATAATTGAATTCGTTGCGAACTCTGAAAAATTTGTTCCGCATTTTCATATTCCTCTTCAGAGCGGTTCTAATAAAATTCTGAGCTTGATGCACAGAAGATACATGAGCGAACTTTATTCAGAACGAGTTCAGAAAATAAAATCTCTCATGCCTCAATGCTGCATTGGCGTGGATGTGATAGAAGGATTTCCCGGAGAAACAGAAAATGATTTTCTTGATACATATAATTTTATTTCTTCCCTTGATATTTCTTATCTTCATGTATTCACTTATTCTGAAAGAGAAAATACGGAAGCAATAACTTTCAAACCCGTTGTTTCGATGGAAGAAAGAAGAAAAAGAAATAAAATACTGAGAAATCTTTCTGCGGTAAAGCAGCAGAAATTTTATTCGGAAAATATCGGAACAGAGCGAACTGTTTTATTTGAAGAGGAAAATAAAAATGGATTTCTGTTCGGCTTTACGGAGAATTATATCAAAGTGAAAACAAAATTTAATTCTGATTTAATAAATGAACTGCGCGAAGTTTATTTAAGCGAAATTGATTTCGATGGAAATGTACTGTGCGAAATGGAAACGGCTGCTCAAACCTTAAATCTTAAATCTTAA
- a CDS encoding ABC transporter substrate-binding protein has translation MKKYFYFFFVILAACGAHEENSEKKFFRYNESGDITSLDPASAKRTENIWAVNQMFNGLVQLNDNLEVIPCIAKSWEISDSGKVYTFRLRNDVFFHDHPLFPNGKGRKVVAQDFVLSLFRLMDMDEEQSAKYLFSNIARDERSDNLGFAAPDDSTFVIYLQKSFPPFLNILTMQYCSVIPNEIAEHYGADFRRNPVGTGPFMFKAWEENVKLVLAKNENYFEHEGSTKLPYLDGVTVNFVKDKQNAFIDFEKGDADMLSGADMMNIDLIIDKEGKLKSEYAGKFKMQTGSYLKTDYLGFLVDMDSAIVKKSPLRIKEVRQAIGYAIDRDKIVKHLRNSIGNSATQGFIPKGMPSFDSSLTGFTYNPDKSRELLQKAGFSGGKGIDEITLNVTESYLELSQFIEHELEEVGIPVKIFLNRNIVQTEIIANAKVNFFRKSWVADYADAENFFACFYSKNLSPKGPNYTHFKNKKFDELFERALNEPDNGKRFEIYKEMDKILIDEAPIVPLFYDQVFRLVNNNIEGLELNPMNLLNLKTVKKK, from the coding sequence ATGAAAAAATATTTCTATTTCTTTTTTGTTATTCTCGCTGCGTGCGGAGCGCACGAGGAAAACTCGGAGAAAAAATTTTTCCGCTATAATGAATCGGGAGATATTACTTCGCTTGACCCGGCTTCTGCAAAGCGCACGGAAAATATCTGGGCGGTAAATCAAATGTTCAACGGGTTGGTGCAGTTAAATGATAATTTGGAAGTGATTCCGTGCATCGCGAAGAGCTGGGAAATTTCCGACAGCGGAAAAGTGTATACGTTTCGTCTTCGCAACGATGTTTTTTTTCATGACCATCCGCTTTTTCCAAATGGCAAAGGAAGAAAAGTGGTGGCGCAGGATTTTGTGCTCTCGCTTTTTCGTTTGATGGACATGGATGAGGAGCAAAGCGCAAAATATCTTTTCTCCAATATTGCGCGTGATGAACGCAGCGATAATTTAGGTTTTGCCGCGCCCGATGATTCTACGTTTGTAATTTATCTGCAAAAATCTTTCCCTCCGTTTCTGAATATTCTCACTATGCAATATTGCTCTGTGATTCCGAATGAAATCGCAGAACACTATGGCGCTGACTTCCGGAGAAATCCTGTAGGCACCGGTCCGTTCATGTTCAAAGCGTGGGAAGAAAATGTAAAACTTGTTTTGGCGAAGAACGAAAATTATTTTGAGCACGAAGGTTCAACTAAATTACCCTATCTCGATGGTGTTACTGTGAATTTTGTGAAGGACAAACAAAATGCATTTATTGATTTTGAAAAAGGAGATGCCGATATGCTTTCGGGTGCTGACATGATGAACATTGATTTGATAATTGACAAAGAGGGAAAATTGAAATCAGAATATGCCGGCAAGTTTAAAATGCAAACGGGTTCGTACTTGAAAACAGATTACCTCGGATTTTTAGTTGACATGGATTCAGCGATTGTGAAAAAATCTCCGCTGCGTATTAAAGAAGTGCGGCAGGCAATCGGTTACGCGATTGACCGCGATAAAATCGTGAAGCACCTGCGCAACAGTATTGGAAATTCCGCCACGCAGGGATTTATTCCGAAGGGAATGCCTTCATTTGATTCTTCACTTACAGGGTTCACTTACAATCCCGACAAATCGCGTGAACTTTTGCAGAAGGCGGGATTTTCCGGAGGAAAAGGAATTGATGAAATCACTTTGAACGTTACGGAATCTTATCTCGAACTCAGCCAGTTCATCGAACACGAGTTGGAAGAAGTTGGAATTCCTGTGAAAATATTTTTGAACCGCAACATTGTGCAAACAGAAATCATTGCGAACGCCAAGGTGAATTTTTTCCGCAAGTCGTGGGTGGCAGATTATGCCGATGCAGAAAATTTTTTCGCCTGCTTTTATAGCAAAAATCTTTCTCCGAAAGGACCGAACTACACCCATTTCAAGAATAAAAAGTTTGACGAACTTTTTGAACGTGCATTGAACGAACCCGACAACGGAAAACGATTTGAGATTTACAAAGAGATGGATAAAATTCTTATTGACGAAGCGCCCATCGTTCCGCTTTTCTATGACCAGGTTTTCCGGCTGGTGAACAACAATATTGAAGGGCTGGAACTAAATCCGATGAATCTTCTAAATCTGAAAACGGTTAAGAAGAAGTAA
- a CDS encoding cell division protein FtsX, whose product MSEEKSKKRISTSSITTVISVSLVLFLLGLLGVFLISAKKISEHLKENISFHVYLKDKATDDETERLHNFLNACSYVKSSVYLSKDSAALLYKKDVGEDFVKFIGYNPLPASMEVQLKADYANRDSIAWIQKQITDFSSVKEFNYQESLVNLVNKNVNRIALVLLIFITLLLVIALALINNTIRLAIYSKRFLIKTMQLVGATGNFIRKPFLVNGIKHGMISGIIANLMLWGIIFTAVKKIPDLEQVTDMRLMIFLFGVIFILGIFISGVSTFLSVRKYLRLSSEELYY is encoded by the coding sequence ATGTCTGAGGAAAAATCAAAAAAAAGAATTTCTACATCATCCATCACAACCGTGATAAGTGTTTCGCTGGTTTTATTTTTGCTGGGATTGCTCGGAGTTTTTCTCATCAGTGCGAAAAAAATATCTGAGCACTTGAAAGAAAATATCAGTTTTCATGTTTACCTCAAAGACAAAGCAACAGATGATGAGACAGAACGCTTACATAATTTTCTGAATGCGTGCAGTTATGTGAAATCAAGCGTGTATCTCTCCAAAGATTCCGCGGCATTGCTTTATAAAAAAGATGTGGGAGAAGATTTTGTGAAGTTCATCGGATATAATCCGCTGCCAGCAAGCATGGAAGTGCAACTGAAAGCCGATTACGCAAACCGCGACAGCATCGCGTGGATTCAAAAACAAATTACGGATTTCAGCAGCGTGAAAGAATTTAATTACCAGGAATCGCTGGTGAATCTCGTAAATAAAAATGTAAACCGAATTGCATTAGTGCTTTTGATTTTTATTACGCTTCTTCTTGTTATCGCGCTTGCGCTTATCAACAACACCATTCGTCTTGCGATTTATTCAAAAAGATTTCTGATTAAAACAATGCAGTTGGTTGGTGCTACAGGAAATTTTATTCGCAAGCCATTTCTCGTGAATGGAATCAAGCACGGAATGATTTCGGGAATCATAGCCAATCTCATGCTCTGGGGAATTATTTTTACTGCCGTAAAAAAAATTCCCGACCTCGAACAAGTCACCGACATGCGGTTAATGATTTTTCTTTTCGGAGTTATTTTTATTCTTGGAATTTTTATTTCCGGTGTTTCCACTTTTTTATCTGTGAGAAAATATCTTCGCCTGAGTTCGGAAGAACTTTATTACTAA